One part of the Eubalaena glacialis isolate mEubGla1 chromosome 19, mEubGla1.1.hap2.+ XY, whole genome shotgun sequence genome encodes these proteins:
- the GSDMA gene encoding LOW QUALITY PROTEIN: gasdermin-A (The sequence of the model RefSeq protein was modified relative to this genomic sequence to represent the inferred CDS: inserted 2 bases in 1 codon) → MAEGSGTNKKLAAEHPFLEEMRGRGENLYVVMEVVETTQEVTXARVGKADGCFSLPFFAPLGLQGSINHKEAVTIPKGCVLAFRVRQLMVKGKDEWDIPHICNDNMQTFPPGEEPEEEKLTFIQASDGEVHKDFRTLKEEFQRETRKVEKLSPERKSSLFSSLSKLLGKKKELEDLELTLEGALDKGHEVTLEALPKDVLLSKEAMGAVLYFLGALTELSEAQQKLLVQSMEKKILPLQLKLVESTMEQNFLQDKEDVFPLQPELLSSLGEEELTLTEALVGLSGLEVQRSGLQYTWDAVTLPRLCALYAGLSLLQLLTKASELAFSIGFLLS, encoded by the exons atggcagaaggtagtggaacaaacaA GAAGCTGGCAGCAGAGCACCCGTTCCTGGAGGAGATGCGAGGGCGAGGAGAGAACCTGTACgtggtgatggaggtggtagAGACCACGCAGGAGGTGAC GGCAAGAGTTGGCAAGGCTGACGGCTGCTTCTCCCTCCCATTCTTCGCCCCGCTGGGGCTACAG GGATCCATAAACCACAAGGAGGCTGTCACCATCCCCAAGGGCTGCGTCCTGGCATTTCGAGTGAGACAGCTGATGGTCAAAGGCAAAGATGAGTGGG ATATTCCACACATCTGCAATGATAACATGCAAACCTTCCCCCCCGGCG AAGAGCCAGAAGAGGAGAAGCTCACCT TTATCCAGGCATCTGATG GGGAGGTACACAAGGACTTCAGGACCCTAAAAGAAGAGTTTCAAAGGGAGACCCGGAAAGTGGAGAAGCTGAGCCCAGAAAGGAAGAGCTCCCTGTTCAGCTCCCTCAGCAAACTCTTAGGGAAGAAAAAGGAGCTAGAAGACCTGGAGCTCACG CTTGAAGGAGCTCTAGACAAAGGACATGAAGTAACCCTGGAGGCACTCCCAAAAGATGTCCTACTCTCAAAGGAGGCTATGGGTGCCGTCCTCTATTTCCTTGGAGCTCTAACAG aGCTAAGTGAAGCCCAACAGAAGCTGCTGGTACAATCCATGGAGAAAAAGATCTTACCTTTGCAGCTAAAGCTG GTGGAGAGCACAATGGAACAGAATTTCCTCCAGGATAAAGAGGATGTATTCCCCCTGCAACCTGAGCTGCTTTCCTCCCTTGGGGAAGAGGAACTGACCCTCACAGAGGCCCTAGTGGGACTGAGTGGCCTGGAAGTGCAGAGATCGGGCCTCCAGTACACATGGGACGCAGTCACCCTTCCCCGCCTCTGTGCCCTTTACGCTGGCCTCTCCCTCCTGCAGCTACTGACCAAGGCCTCCGAACTTGCCTTTTCCATTGGCTTCCTGCTTTCCTAA